The DNA region CCGTGGTCACGGTGCGGCGCACCAGCGAGCGGGAGGCCCTGGCCGCCCTGCCCGGCTTCCGGGAGTCGGGAGCACCGCGATGAACCACGCCAACGGGTGGCTGCTGGTCGTGGCGTTCGCGCTGGGGGTGGTGCTGACCTTCGCGTTCATGATTCGCCGCGTCACCCGGGAGGTGCCGGTGTACGGCCCGCTCGGGCGCGGGCCCGCCGTCGACAGCGCCACCACCGCCGCCACTGCCCCGGCGTTCACGCTGGCCGGCACCGGGGATTTCGAGATCGCCGACCTGGAGCCCTACGGCGACGGCTCGGTGCGGCTGGAGCGGGGCAGCCAGACCGGGCCGCCCGGCTATCCCATCAAGGGCAACGAGGACTCGATGCGCTACCACACCACCGACAGCCCGGCCTATGCGCAGACCATGGCCGAGGTGTGGTTTTCCGATGAGGAGACCGCCACCAGGGCCGGCTTCGAGCCCTGGCAGCAGAATCAGGAGTAGACGCCCGACTCATTACTGCGTGCGCAGCACGAATCCCACGCCGCGCACGGTGTGCAGCAGTCGCGGCGCGCCGCCGGCCTCCAGCTTGCGACGCAGATAGCCGATGAACACGTCGACGACATTGGTGTCGGCGGCGAAGTCGTAGCCCCACACCAGTTCGAGCAACTGCGCGCGGGACAGCACCGCGGTCTTGTGCTCGGCCAGCACGGCCAGCAGGTCGAATTCGCGCTTGGTCAGATCGACGTCGACGCCGTTGACCCGGGCCCGGCGACCCGGGATGTCCACCTCGAGTGGGCCCACCTGAATGGTCTCCGAGGAGAACGTCGCGGTGGCCCCGCGCCGGCGCAGCAGCGCCTTGACCCGCGCGACCAGCTCGGCCAGCACGAACGGCTTGACCAGATAGTCGTCGGCGCCCGCCTCCAGGCCCGCGACCCGGTCGTCGACCGAGCTGCGCGCCGACAGCACGCAGACCGGCACGTCGTTGTCCATCGCGCGCAACGCGGTGACCACGCTGACCCCGTCGAGGATCGGCATGTTGATGTCGAGCACGATCGCGTCCGGCCGGGTCTCGGTGGCGCTGCGCAGCGCCTCGGCGCCGTCGACGGCGGTCGAGACCTCGAATCCGGAGAGCCGCAGGCCACGCTCGAGCGATGCCAGCACGTCGGCATCGTCGTCGACGACCAACACCCGGGGGGAACCTGCAGCACTGTCCATGGCCCCAATTTTGCCTGATCATTGCCCGCGATCCGCGCAGGCGCCTTGACCTCAACATTCGTTTGGGTTCTACGGTAGGGGTCATGACCGCGATCCGGGCGCTGCCGCAGCCCGCAGGATTTCCGATCGGTGCAGTTCGGAGGCCTGCGCCGGTCCGAAGGGACCGGATCTGTCGGCGGCGCATGGGAGCATCGGAATTCGGGGTCAAATGGCGACGTTGATGTCGCGGGGGTCGGGTATTGGTACCAACGCACCCGCACAAAGGAGCGACGAGCCGTTGATTGCACCGCCGCCGCAGCGCATCAGGGGCAGTTCGGACCTGATACGGCTGCTGCCCTACCTGCTGCCGTATCGGGTCCGCTGGGTCTCGATGGTGGTGGTGGCGCTGATCAGCCTCGTCGCCACCATCTCGATCCCGTTGATGACCAAGGCCGTGATCGACGGGCCCATCCGGCAGCAGGATCAGCGCGGCCTGTGGATCTTGGGTACCGCCGCGCTCGCCATCGGAGTCACCGAGGCGGTGCTGTGGTTCATCCGCCGGTGGCTGACCGCCCGCGCGACGATGGGCGTCGAGGCCGACATCCGCAAGGACCTCTACGCGCGGCTGCAGATCCTGCCGATGTCGTTCCATGGCCGCTGGCAGTCCGGTCAGTTGCTGTCCCGGGTGATGAACGACCTGGCCACCATCCGCCGGTTCCTGTCCTTCGGTCTGGTGTTCATGTTGCTCAACGGCCTTCAGATCATCGCGGTGACCGCAATCCTGCTGAGCATGTATTGGCCGCTGGGCGTCGTGGTGATGGTCTCGGTCGTCCCCATCACGCTGACGGTGCTGCACTTCGAGCGGCAGTTCACCCGGCTGTCGCGCCAGGCCCAGGACCAGTCCGGGGTGGTCGCCACCCACGTCGAGGAGTCCGCGCTGGGGATGCGGCTGGTCAAGTCGTTCGGGCGGGAGGACTACGTCTTCGACCGCTTCGACAGCGAGGCCGAGGCGCTCTACCACCTTCAGGTCCGCAAGGTCGGCGTCTCGGCCCGGTTCTGGACGCTGCTTGAGATCATCCCGAACCTGACGCTGATCGTGGTGCTGGGGTTCGGCGCCTACGCCGCCGGCCACGGCCTGGTCACGATGGGCACCCTGGTCGCGTTCATCACGATGATGTTGTCGCTGGTGTGGCCGATCGCGTCGCTCGGGTTCCTGCTGTCGATGACGCAGGAGGCGATGACGGCCTCGAACCGGATCGCGGAGATCTTCGACGCGCCCCGCGAAATCGACGACGGTCCCGTCGCCGGGCCGGCCCGGGGCGGCCGGCTCGAACTCGTCGACGTCGGGTTCCGCTTCCCGGGCGCCGAGGGCCGGCAATCGCCGTGGGCGCTGCGCCACGTCAACCTCACGGTCGAACCGGGCGAGACCGTCGCGCTGGTCGGCGCGACCGGGTCCGGCAAGTCGGTGTTGGTGGCGTTGCTGTCCCGGCTCTATGACGTCTCCGAGGGCCGGATCCTGCTCGACGGCACCGACATTCGCCAGCTGAGCCTGCCCGCCCTGCGTGCTGCGGTGGCCACGGCGTTCGAGGACCCCACGCTGTTCTCGATGTCGGTGGCCGAGAATCTGCGGTTGGGGCGCGGCCCCGACAACCCGGCCGGCGATGCGGAGTTGGCCCGCGCGATCGACATCGCCGCCGCCGACTTCGTCTACGATCTGCCGTTCGGCCTGGACACCCGGATCGGCGAACAGGGCATGAGCCTGTCCGGCGGTCAGCGCCAACGGCTTTCGCTGGCGCGGGCCATTCTGGCCGCGCCCAGCGTGTTGGTGCTCGACGACACGCTCTCGGCGTTGGACGTGCACACCGAGGCCGAGGTCACCGAGGCGCTGCGGCGGGTGCTCGGTTCGGTCACCGCGATCGTCGTCGCGAATCGCGCTTCGACGGTGCTGCTGGCCGACAAGGTGGCCCTGCTCGAGGCGGTGGACGGTGTCGGCACCATCACGCGGACCGGTACCCATGCGGAACTATTGGCCACCGCGCCGCAATACCGCGACCTGCTCGCCGCCGATGACGAGCTCAACGACGACCTCGAGAACGCCCCCACCTGGGCGACTGACGCGGAGTGGGTTCGGCTGAACCACCGGCAGGAGGTGAACGATGCGGGAGACGGTTTGGCGCGGCCGGTTCGACGAGAAGTCTGACGACGACTCGCCGATCAACGAGAAGCTGCCGCGCCGGCGGGAGGCGCGCGCGTTGCTGTTCTCGCTGCTGGCGCCCTTCAAGCTCACGGTGCTACTGCTCGCGGTCATCGTCGTGGTGGAAAACGCCGCGCGGCTGTCGGTTCCGCTGCTCGTGCAGCGCGGGATCGACCGCGGCATCCCGCCCATCGCCGAGGGCGGTTCGGCGCGCGAACTGGCCATCGTGGTCGCCGCGCTGGGCGCGGTGGTGTGCACGCAGGCCGTCAGCCGGATGGTGTTCCTGCTGCGCTCCGGCAAGGTCGGCCAGCAGGTGCTGCTCGAGCTGCGCCGCCGGATCTTCCGCCATTTCAACCGCCTCGACGTGGCCTTCCACGACCGGTACACCTCGGGGCGGGTGGTCAGCCGGTCCACCAACGACATCGATGCCATCCAGGAGTTGCTGCAGAACGGCTTCGACAGCCTGGTCACTGCGGTGCTGACGCTGTTCGGCACGGCGGCGCTGCTGATCGTCCTCGATTGGCGGCTGGGCCTGATGTGTCTGGTGGCGTTCCCGATCCTGGTGCTGCTGGCGGCCTGGTTTCGCACCGAATCCGCCAAGACCTACCGCGAGGTGCGCGACAGCGCCGCGTTGGTGATCGTGCAGTTCGTCGAGACGATGACGGGCATCAAGGCCGTGCAGGCCTACCGCCGCGAGGCCCGCAACCAGGAGATCTTCGACGACGTCGCAGACCGGTACCGCGACATCAACGAAAAGACCTTCAAGCTCGTGGCGATCTTCATGCCCGGGGTCAAACTCGTCGGCAACATCACCACCGGGGTGGTGCTGCTCTACGGCGGCTACCGGGTGCTGCAGGGCGAGATGACCATCGGCGTGCTGACCGCCTTCCTGCTGTACCTGCGGATGTTCTTCGAGCCGATGCAGGAGATCACCCAGTTCTTCAACACCTTCCAGTCCGCGTCCTCGGCGTTGGAGAAGCTCGCGGGCGTGCTGGCGCAGCGGCCGGCGATCGCCGACCCCGAGCGGCCCGCGGCGCTGCCGGACGTGCGGGGCGAGGTCACCTTCGAGCGCGTCGAGTTCGAGTACGTGCCGGGCCGCCCGGTGCTGCCCGGCCTGGATCTGCGGGTCCCGGCGGGGCAGACGGTCGCGTTGGTGGGGACCACCGGCGCGGGCAAGACGACCATCGCCAAGCTGATCGCCCGGTTCTACGACCCGACCGCCGGTTCGGTCCGCCTGGACGGCGTCGACCTGCGGGAGCTGGCGCAGGACGAGTTGCGCCGGCACGTCGTGATGGTGACCCAGGAGAACTTCATGTTCTCGGGCACGGTCGCCGACAACATCCGGTTCGGCCGACCGGACGCCACGGCCGCCGAGGTGATCGCGGCCGCCGAGGCCGTCGGCGCCGACCGGTTCATCGCGGCACTGCCGGAGGGCTACGACACCGACGTCGCCAAGCGCGGCGGCCGGCTGTCGGCGGGTCAGCGCCAGCTCATCGCGTTCGCCCGGGCGTTCCTCGCCGACCCGGCGGTGCTGATCCTCGACGAGGCGACGTCATCGCTGGACATCCCCAGCGAACGGCTGGTGCAACGCGCGCTGCGCACCGTGCTGGCGGACCGGACCGCGCTGGTGATCGCGCACCGACTGTCCACCGTCGAGGTCGCCGACCGGGTGCTGGTGCTCGAACACGGCCGGATCCTCGAGGACGGCCCGCCCGCGGAACTCATTCGCGGCGACGGGCATTACGCGGCGTTGCACGACGCCTGGGTGCGATCCCTGGCCTGAGCGGGCTACAGGCCCATGCGGCGGTAGCGGTCCAGCCGGGCCGCCAACCGCGCGGCGTCCACCTGTTCGGACAGCCCCGCCACCTCGACCGCAATCGCGCGGGCAAGGCGCTTGGAGAACTCCACCGGCTCGTCGGCGGCATCCGGTTGCTCCGGCACGATCACGTCGACGATCCCGTTGCGCTTCAGATCCGCCGACCGGATCCCTTGGGCGGCAGCGAGTTCCGGCGCGTGGTCGGTGTCGCGGAACACGATCGCGCTGGCCCCCTCCGGCGGCAGCGGCGCCAGCCAGCCGTGCAGCGCGGCCAACACCCGATCGGCGGGCACCATCGCCAGTGCCGGGCCGCCGCTGCCCTGACCCATCAGCACCGACACCGTCGGCACCGGCAGCGTGACCAACTCCGAGAGGCAGCGGGCGATCTCGGCGGCCAGGCCGCCCTGCTCGGCCTCCTGCGACAGCGCCGGGCCGGCGGTGTCGATGACCAGCACCAGTGGCAGCTGCAGACCGGCGGCCAGTGCCATCCCGCGGCGCGCCTCCCGCAGTGCGGCCGGCCCGACCAACCCCCCGACCAGGCGCTGCTGGCCCAGCACCACCACGGGCTGCCCGCCGAAGCGCGCCAGCGCCAGCAGCGTCGTCGCGGCCTCCCCGGCGCCGGTGCCGGACAGCAGCACCCGCGCGGTGGCGCCGTGGCGCAGCAGGTGACCGACACCCGGTCGGTCGGGCCGGCGGGAGGCCTCCACCGATTCCCACGCCGGGACGTCGGGGATAGCGGTGTCGGGCAGCGGTTCGGGGGCGTCGCCGGGCGGGTCGGCGACGACCTTCAGGGCCCAGTCCAGGGTCTGACGCAGCCCGTCGAGCGGCACCACCCCGTCGATCACGCCGTGCTGCCGCAGGTTCTCGGCGGTCTGCACGCCCGGCGGAAACGGTTCACCGTAGAGCTGTTCGTACACGCGGGGGCCGAGGAAGCCGATCAACGCGCCGGGCTCGGCGACCGTGATGTGCCCCAGGGAGCCCCACGATGCGAACACCCCGCCCGTCGTCGGGTGCCGCAGGTACACCAGGTAGGGCAGGTGGGCCTGCTTGTGCAGGGTGACCGCGGCGGCGATCTTGACCATCTGCAGGAACGCAACCGTGCCCTCCTGCATCCGGGTGCCGCCCGAACTCGGCGAGGCCAGCAGCGGAAGACGCAGCGCGGTGGCCCGCTCGATGGCGGCGGTGATCCGTTCGGCCGCGGCCACCCCGATCGAGCCCGCCAGGAAGTCGAACTCGCCGGCCACCACGGCGACCCGGCGTCCGAACACCGTGCCCTCGCCGGTCAACACCGACTCGTCGAGGCCGGTCGCGGTTTGGGCGGCGGCCAACTCGGCGCGGTACGGCTCGGACATCGGGACGGTCACGGGCGGCACATCCCAGCTGACGAACGACCCGGCGTCCAGCACGGCGTCCCGCAACTCCCACGCACTGATACGGCTCACGCACCGAGGCTAGCCGGGGATATCTCCAGCGGTCTCTCGGTCCTAGCTGGTCATCGTTTGTTGACGGTTGTCCACAGGGAGAGGCTGGAAGGGCGGCGCGGGTCGATGCTTCGGGAGAGGCTGGGGATAGGCGTCAACAAGTGATGCCTGCGCGCGAAAGAGGGGCGGCGTGGCGACAAGCGAACCGTGGTGGCAGAACGATCCGACGATCCAGGCCTTGACCCGTCAGGTCATGGCAGAAATCGAGGAAGCCGCCGCTCGCCCGAGCCGCCCCAAGCCCGACCCCGACCAGCCCGACCCGGTGGTCGACGAGTTCTACTCCGGCACGTGCAGACGCGCGCTGGCCGCCGCGCGCGATGGACTCGCCGCGGCGCGGGCCGCCTACGACGAGGCGGTCCTCAACGCCAGGACGGCCGGATACTCGTGGAGCGAGATCGGCGCGGTGCTCGGCGTATCCAAGCAGCAGTTGCATCGCCGATTCCGGGGCCGCAGTTAGGGTGGACCCATGATCGGAATCACCCGCGAAGGCAGTGTCATGACCCTCGAGATGCAGCGCGAGGAACGTCGCAACGCACTGAACTGCGAACTCGTCGACGCACTCCGGGAGGCCGTCGAACACGCCGCCGAGCAGGACATCCGCGCGATCGTGCTGACCGGTGCGGGCCGGGTGTTCAGTTCGGGGGCCGATCTCACCGACGCCGCGGGGATGGCGGAGAAACTTCCGGACAAGGCGCTGGCCCTGAACCTGGCCATCGACAAGGCGCCGGTCCCGGTCATCGGCGCCATCAATGGTCCCACCATCGGCGCCGGGGTGATCCTGTCGCTGATCTGCGATCTGCGCGTGGTGGCGCCGGAGGCGTATTTCCAGTTTCCGATCGCCAAGTACGGGCTGGCCATCGACAACTGGAGCGTCCGCCGCCTGACCTCGCTGGTCGGTGCCGGCCGGGCCCGCGGCATGCTGCTGGCAGCCGAGAAGCTCACCGCCGACACCGCGTTGCAGACCGGGCTGGCCAACCGGATCGGCACCCTGGCCGACGCGCAGGCCTGGGCCGCCGAGATCGCCGGCTACGCGCCGCTGTCGCTGCAGCACTCCAAGCGGGTGCTCAACGATGACGGCGCCTATGAGCAGCCGCGGCCCGAGCACAAGGAACTCTTCGACCGCGCGTGGGCAAGCAAGGACGTCATCGAGGCCCAGGTGGCGCGCATCGAGAAGCGGCCACCCAACTTCGTCGGCGCCTGATGCTCTCCTCGACGATCCGGTTGGTCGGCGGCACCGCCGCATTGGCGACGGGCGGTTGGCTGCTGCGCGCGCTACACGGCGCCCCGTCGGCCCTGGGGGCCGGCGTCGAGGCCATCGCGAAGGTCGCCGACGGCTCACCGAACTATCGCGGCGGGGTGTTCCACAACCTGGAACCGGCATCGATGATCAGCCTGAGTCGGCAGGACCAGTGGCGCCTGCTCCATGACCTGTTCGACGACGCCACCAAGGGGCCCAAGCAACCGATCCCGGTGATCACCCCGAAGACCGGCGTGCCCGCCGCGGACCTGGCCTTGACCTGGTACGGACACTCCTCGGTGGTCGTCGAGGTCGACGGCTACCGCATTCTGGCCGACCCGGTGTGGAGTCAGCGTTGTTCGCCGTCGCGCAGCGTCGGCCCGCAGCGGCTGCACCCGGTGCCGGCACCGCTGGAAGCGCTGCCCGCCATCGATGCGGTCATCATCAGCCACGACCACTACGACCATCTTGATGTCGATACCGTGAAAAGACTTGTTGAAACCCAGAATTCGGTGTTCTACGTACCGCTGGGCATCGGCGCCCACCTGCGTGGGTGGGGCGTTCCCGACCAGCGCATCGTGGAACTGGACTGGGGCCAGTCCGGCGAACTCGGCGAGCTGCGGATCGTCTGCACCCCGGCCCGGCACTTCTCCGGACGCTTCCTGACCCGGAACACCACGCTGTGGTCGTCCTGGGCGATCATCGGCCCGCGGCACCGGGCGTTCTTCGGCGGCGACACCGGCTACACCGCGAGCTTCGCGGAGGTCGGCGACGAGTACGGGCCGTTCGACCTCACGCTGATGCCGGTCGGGGCCTACCACCCGGGCTGGCCCGACATCCACATGAACCCCGAAGAGGCCGTGCGGGCCCACCGCGATGTCACCGACGCGGGCCGGGGGTTGTTCGTCCCGATCCACTGGGCCACCTTCCGGCTGGCCCCGCATCCGTGGTCGGAACCCATCGAACGGATGCTCACCGCGGCCACCGAGTCGGCGGTCGCGGCGGCGGTGCCCCGACCGGGACAGCGCGTCGAGGTCGGCACCGCGACATCACCGCCGTCGATCGACGATGACGCGTGGTGGCGCCTATAGGTCGCGGAAAGCGACTACCGTTTGGCGGGTGAAACGCGCAGCGGTCCTGGCCGTGCTGATGGCGCTGGTGGCGACGGGATGTCAGGCGCCGGTGCGCCCGGTCGATCGAACGACGTCGGAGCTGCCGCCGCCGCTGGTCCCCGCGATGGCCCTGCCGGCGGCCGCGGTCGACAACGCGGTGAGCCAGCTGACCCGCATCGCCGAGGAACTGATGGACTCCTCGGGCATCCCCGGGATGGCCGTGGCCGTGGTGCACGGCGGAAGAACGGTGTACGCCAAGGGGTTCGGCGTCAAGGATGTGCGCGCGGGGGACAAGCTGGACAACCGCGTCGACCGGGACACGGTGTTCCAGCTGGCCTCGGTGTCCAAATCGCTGTCCGCCTCGGTCGTCGCTCGCCAGGTCGGCGCCAAGGCCATCAGCTGGGACACCCCGCTGGTGTCGAAGCTGCCCGGGTTCGCGCTGGCCGATCCGGCCGTCACGTCGATGGTCACCGTCGGCGACATGTTTGCGCATCGCTCGGGGCTGCCCGACCATGCCGGGGATCGACTCGAGGACCTCGGCTACGACCGTGCCTACGTGCTGTCCAAGCTGCGTGAGCTGCCGCTGCAGCCGTTCCGAACCTCATACGCCTACACCAACTTCGGGTTGACCGCGGCGGCCGAGGCGGTTGCCGTCGGCGCCGGCAGAACCTGGGAGCAGTTGGCCTCCGACGTGCTCTACGAGCCGCTGGGAATGTCGGTGACGAGTTCGCGGTACACCGACTTCGAAGACCGGTCCAACAAGGCGTTGACCCACATCCGGCTCGACGACCGGTACGAACCGCGCTTTCAGCGCGATCCCGACCCGCAATCGCCGGCCGGCGGGGCCAGCTCCTCGGTCGCCGACATGGCGCACTGGCTCGGCATGATCCTGGCCGACGGCAAGCGCGGCGATCGGCAGATCATCGACGCCGAGGCGCTGCTGCCGGCACTGACCCCCCAGATCGTGTCGAGCCCGCCAACCGAACCGGCAATGCGCCCAGGGTTTTACGGCTACGGATTCAACGTCGGCACCACCTCGGCGGCGCGCACCATGTTCAGTCATTCGGGCGCCTTCGAACTCGGCGCGGCCACCAACTTCGTGGTGATCCCGTCGGCCGACGTCGGCATCATCGCGCTCACCAACGCCACCGCCTCTGGCATCCCCGAGACGCTCACCGCCGAATTCGCCGATCTGGTGCAATTCGGTGAGGTGCGCGAGGATTGGCGGCGGCTCTATCGGGAGGCGTTCGCCGAGTTCAGCGCCCCGGTGGGGGCACTGGTGGGCAAGGACCGCCCGTCGTCCCCGGCTCCGGCCCCGCCGTTGGCGGAGCTCGCCGGAACCTACGCCAACGACTACTGGGGCCCGGCGACGGTGACCGAGCGTGACGGTGCGCTGACTCTGACGCTGGGTCCGAAGGCGCAGCCGTGGCGCCTCGAGCACTGGGACGGCAACGTCTTCACGTTCCGCTTCATCAGCGAGAACTCGCCGCCCGGTTCGGTTTCCAAGGCCACGTTCAACGGTGATGCGTTGACGCTCGAATACTTCGACGACGACGGCAAGGGGACTTTCACGCGATGACCGAGACCACGATCGCGGACCCGCTCGCCGGTCTGTCCGACGCCGAGGTCGCCCGCCGCGTCGCCGACGGCAGGACCAATGACGTGCCCACCCGCGCGGCGCGCAGCGTGTCGGAGATCGTCCGATCCAACGTCTTCACCCGGATCAATGCGATCCTCGGGGTGCTGTTCGTGATCGTGCTGGCCACCGGGTCGCTGATCAACGGACTGTTCGGCCTGCTGATCATCGCCAACAGCGGCATCGGCATCATCCAGGAGATCCGCGCCAAGCGCACGCTGGACCAGCTCGCGATCGTCAGCCAGACCAAGCCGCGGGTGCGGCGCCGGTCCGGGACGGCCGAGCTGCCCCCCAACGAGGTGGTGCTCGACGATGTCATCGAGGTGGGTCCGGGCGATCAGATCGTCGTCGACGGCGAGGTGCTCGAGGAGGCCAACCTCGAGATCGACGAGTCGCTGCTGACCGGTGAGGCCGACCCGATCGCCAAGGACGCCGGCGACCCGGTGCTGTCCGGCAGCTTCGTCGTCGCCGGCAGCGGCGCCTACCGGGCCACCAAGGTGGGCCGGGAGGCGTATGCGGCCAAGCTCGCCGAGGAGGCCAGCAAGTTCACCCTGGTGAAGTCCGAACTGCGCTCCGGCATCAACAAGATCCTGAAGTTCGTCACGTATCTGCTGTGGCCGGCCGGGCTGTTGACGATCTACACCCAGCTGTTCACCACCGACGCCGACTGGCGGGAGTCGGTGCTGCGGATGGTCGGCGCCCTGGTGCCGATGGTGCCCGAGGGCTTGGTGCTGATGACCTCCATCGCGTTCGCGGTCGGGGTCATCCGGCTGGGCCGGCGGCAATGCCTGGTCAACGAGCTACCGGCGATCGAGGGGCTGGCGCGCGTCGATGTGGTGTGCGCGGACAAGACCGGCACGCTGACCGAGAACGGGATGCGGTTCGCCGAACTGAAACTGGTGGGCGGGGCCGACCGGCAACGCGTCGAGCAGGCCCTGGCCGCGCTGGCGGCCGACGACGCCCGCCCCAACGCCAGCATGCAGGCCATCGCCGAGGCCTTCGCCACCTCGCCGGGCTGGCGGGTCGACGCCGCGGCGCCGTTCAAGTCGGCGACCAAGTGGAGCGGGGTGTCCTACGGGGAGCGTGGCAACTGGGTGATCGGGGCGCCGGACGTGCTGGTGGACCCCGGCTCCGAACCCGCGGTGGAGGCCGAACGCATTGGCGCGCACGGGCTGCGGGTGCTGCTGCTCGGATCGTGCGACCGCGCGGTGGACGCCCCCGACGCGCCGGGACGGGTGACTCCGATGGCGCTGGTGGTGCTGGAACAGAAGGTCCGGCCGGACGCCCGCGACACCCTGAATTACTTTGCCGATCAGAAGGTTTCGGTGAAGGTCATCTCCGGCGACAACGCGGTGTCGGTGGGGGCGGTGGCGGATTCGCTCGGCCTGCACGGCGCGGCCCTGGATGCCCGCCAACTACCCGAGGAGCAGGACGCGCTGGCCGACGCCCTGCAGAGCCACACCACCTTCGGCCGGGTGCGTCCGGACCAGAAACGCACCATGGTGCACGCCCTGCAGTCCCGCGGCCACACCGTCGCGATGACCGGCGACGGCGTCAACGACGTGCTGGCGCTCAAGGATGCCGACATCGGCGTGGCGATGGGCTCGGGCAGCTCGGCCACCCGCGCGGTGGCCCAGATCGTGTTGCTGGACAACAAGTTCGCCACCCTGCCCTATGTGGTGGGGGAGGGGCGCCGGGTCATCGGCAACATCGAACGGGTTTCGAACCTGTTCCTGACCAAGACGGTCTACTCGGTGTTCCTGGCGCTGCTGGTCGGCATCGTCGGGCTGGGTTCGCAGATCTTCGACTACGACCCCTTGCTGTACCCGTTCCAGCCGATCCACGTCACGATCGCGGCCTGGTTCACCATCGGGATACCGGCCTTCGTGCTGTCGCTGGCCCCGAACAACGAACGCGCCCACACCGGGTTCGTGCGGCGGGTCATGCTGGCCGCGCTGCCGTCGGGCCTGACGGTGGGTGTCGCGACGTTCGTCTCCTATTTGGTCGCCTATTCGGGCAACGACGCGTCCCGGGAGATGCAGACCCAGGCGTCCACCGCCGCGCTGATCACGCTGCTGATCGCCGGCTGGTGGGTGCTGGCTACCGTGGCCCGCCCGTACGAATGGTGGCGCGTGCTGCTGGTGACGGTGTCGGGGTTGGCCTACGTCGTGATTTTTTCCATTCCGCCGGCCCGCGAATTGTTCATGCTGGATCCGTCCAATCTGGCCACGACCACCACCGCAGTGCTGATCGGCGTGATCGCGGCGGCGGTGATCGAGGCGCTGTGGTGGCTGCAGGGCCGGATCTTGGGGGAGCGACGGCGGTTGTGGAAGGTCGAGGACTAGCGTTCACTGGGAACATGTCGTTTCTCGATAAAGCCAAGGACCTGCTGGGAAAGAACGCCGACAAGGTCGGGACCGTGGTCGACAAGGCCGGGGACTTCGTCGACAACAAGACCGGTGGCAAATATGCCGAGCAGGTCGACAAGGTTCAGGACGCCGCCAAGAACGCGACCGAGAAGTTGGATCCCACCAACAAGGACAATCCGCCGGCCTGACAGAATTGCGCCCGTGGCAAAGCTATCTGTCTCTGTTGACGTGCCACTCGCACCCGAGCAGGCGTGGGAGTGCGCTGCGGATCTGTCCCGCTACAAGGAGTGGTTGACCATCCACCGGGTGTGGCGCAGTCCGCTGCCCGAAACCCTGGAAAAGGGCACCTCGCTGGACTCGATCGTCGAGGTCAAGGGCATGCCCAACCGGGTGAAGTGGACGATTGTGCACTACAAGCCCCCGCACGCGATGACGCTGAACGGGGACGGGCGCGGCGGGGTCAAGATCAAGCTGATGGCCAAGATCACCCCGAAGGGCGACGGTTCGGTGGTCACCTTCGACACCCATCTCGGTGGGCCTGCGCTGTTCGGACCGATAGGGATGGTCGTCGCGGGCGCGCTCAAGGGCGATATTCGGCAGTCCCTGAACAAGTTCGTGACGGTGTTCGCGGGCTGAGTGCCCGGCTCAGGGCAGCGGCACCGACCACACCAGCCGGGCGCCGCCGCCGGCAGCCGGGCCGAGTTCGAGCGCGCCGGCGCATTCGCGCGCCCGGGCGGCCAGGTTCGCCAGCCCGCTGCGGGTGGTGACCTCGGGAAAGCCGCCGCCGTTGTCGGTCACCGTGACCGTCAGATTGTCGGCGACCTCGATGGTCACGGTCACCGCTGAGGCCCCGGCGTGCCG from Mycolicibacterium sp. MU0053 includes:
- a CDS encoding SRPBCC family protein yields the protein MAKLSVSVDVPLAPEQAWECAADLSRYKEWLTIHRVWRSPLPETLEKGTSLDSIVEVKGMPNRVKWTIVHYKPPHAMTLNGDGRGGVKIKLMAKITPKGDGSVVTFDTHLGGPALFGPIGMVVAGALKGDIRQSLNKFVTVFAG